The following proteins are co-located in the Acidobacteriota bacterium genome:
- a CDS encoding MFS transporter, translating into MRYASLLDRLGLHRRELRAWALYDVANSAWMTTILQVFPLFFVRVAASDLPADVARSRFAFATSASVVLVGLTGPVLGAVADYRRRKKLFLAAFLVPGAIATAAMAGIREGAWLYGLTTFAIGNVCVMATLAFYNALLPGIAGQAEVDRVSTAGFAMGYLGGGLLFAVNAAMMASPSAFGLADTSTAVRLSFLTVAVWWVLFSIPLFRRVPEPPATLEAGERPGEPALRLAFGRLRETIRDLRRHRDAGLLLLAFLVYNDAINTIVRLAVTFGDEVGISASALIGALVMVQFVGVPFAFGFGLLADRIGARRALFIALAVYGGISVYAFLLRTATQFFVLAFLVGTVQGGAQALGRSLFAAMTPRHKAGELFGIFGVCDRFGGAFGAMIFGTVLSLTGSSRPAILSLVVFFVLGAVLVANVDVDRGRRRAREAEAEALARA; encoded by the coding sequence ATGCGCTACGCGTCCCTGCTCGATCGGCTCGGCCTCCACCGGCGGGAGCTCCGGGCGTGGGCGCTCTACGACGTGGCGAACTCGGCCTGGATGACGACCATCCTCCAGGTGTTCCCGCTGTTCTTCGTCCGCGTCGCGGCGAGCGACCTCCCCGCCGACGTCGCGCGATCGCGCTTCGCGTTCGCGACGTCGGCGTCGGTCGTGCTCGTCGGGCTCACCGGCCCCGTGCTCGGCGCCGTCGCGGATTATCGCCGGCGCAAGAAGCTCTTCCTCGCCGCCTTCCTCGTGCCGGGCGCCATCGCGACAGCGGCCATGGCGGGCATCCGCGAGGGCGCCTGGCTGTACGGCTTGACGACGTTCGCCATCGGCAACGTGTGCGTGATGGCGACGCTGGCCTTCTACAACGCGCTCCTGCCGGGCATTGCCGGCCAGGCCGAAGTCGACCGCGTCTCGACGGCCGGGTTCGCGATGGGCTATCTCGGCGGCGGCCTGCTCTTCGCGGTGAACGCGGCGATGATGGCCAGCCCGTCGGCGTTCGGCCTCGCCGACACCAGCACGGCGGTGCGGCTGTCGTTCCTGACCGTCGCCGTCTGGTGGGTGCTCTTCTCGATCCCGCTGTTCCGCCGCGTCCCCGAGCCGCCCGCGACGCTCGAGGCCGGCGAGCGGCCCGGCGAGCCGGCGCTCCGCCTGGCGTTCGGCCGCCTGCGCGAGACGATCCGCGATCTCCGGCGCCATCGCGACGCGGGACTGCTGCTGCTCGCGTTTCTCGTCTACAACGACGCGATCAACACGATCGTCCGCCTGGCGGTGACGTTCGGCGACGAGGTCGGCATCTCGGCGTCCGCGCTGATCGGCGCGCTCGTCATGGTGCAGTTCGTCGGGGTGCCGTTCGCGTTCGGCTTCGGGCTGCTCGCCGACCGGATCGGCGCCCGCCGCGCGCTCTTCATCGCGTTGGCCGTCTACGGCGGGATCTCGGTCTACGCGTTCCTCTTGCGGACCGCGACGCAGTTTTTCGTCCTCGCGTTTCTCGTCGGCACCGTGCAGGGCGGAGCGCAGGCGCTGGGGCGCTCGCTCTTCGCGGCGATGACCCCACGGCACAAGGCGGGCGAGCTGTTCGGCATCTTCGGCGTGTGCGATCGGTTCGGCGGCGCGTTCGGCGCGATGATCTTCGGCACCGTGCTCTCGCTGACCGGCTCGAGCCGGCCGGCCATCCTCTCGCTCGTCGTGTTCTTCGTGCTCGGCGCCGTTCTCGTCGCCAACGTGGACGTCGACCGGGGCCGCCGCCGCGCCCGGGAAGCCGAAGCCGAGGCGCTCGCACGTGCCTAG
- a CDS encoding SDR family oxidoreductase yields MRLRDKVVIVTGSSTGIGKAIAERVVAEGGRVVINGLEPDLVADVVAALGGSAAVAHVEDVARDGAPERLVEIAVRAFGQLDAVVNNAAMLDRANLQTTDLPLFRRMLEVNTIAPFALIKAALPELRKTRGAVLNIGSVNAWSGEPNLLPYSVSKGALMTLTRNLGDTLFREDGVRVNQINPGWVLTEREAARKRADGLADDWYAQVPAVYAPAGRLIRPQEIAAAAVYWLADESGPISGQVVDLEQHPFIGRNPPKDASTMPSRRADTTG; encoded by the coding sequence GTGCGGCTTCGGGACAAGGTCGTCATCGTCACGGGCAGCTCCACCGGCATCGGCAAGGCGATCGCCGAACGCGTCGTCGCTGAGGGCGGCCGCGTCGTCATCAACGGCCTCGAGCCGGATCTGGTGGCCGACGTCGTCGCCGCGCTCGGAGGGTCGGCAGCGGTCGCGCACGTCGAGGACGTCGCGCGCGACGGCGCGCCCGAACGGCTCGTCGAGATCGCCGTGCGCGCGTTCGGGCAGCTCGACGCCGTCGTCAACAACGCGGCGATGCTGGATCGGGCGAACCTCCAGACCACCGACCTGCCGCTCTTCAGGCGGATGCTCGAGGTCAACACGATCGCGCCGTTCGCGCTGATCAAGGCGGCGCTGCCGGAGCTGCGGAAGACGCGCGGCGCGGTGTTGAACATCGGATCGGTCAACGCGTGGAGCGGCGAGCCGAACCTCCTGCCCTACAGCGTGAGCAAGGGCGCGTTGATGACGCTGACGCGGAATCTCGGCGACACGCTCTTCCGCGAGGACGGCGTGCGCGTGAACCAGATCAACCCGGGCTGGGTCCTCACCGAGCGCGAAGCGGCGCGCAAGCGGGCCGATGGGCTGGCCGACGACTGGTACGCGCAGGTGCCGGCCGTGTACGCGCCGGCGGGGCGGCTCATCCGGCCGCAGGAGATCGCGGCGGCGGCCGTCTACTGGCTCGCGGACGAGAGCGGCCCGATCAGCGGACAGGTGGTGGATCTCGAGCAGCACCCGTTCATCGGACGCAACCCGCCGAAGGACGCGAGCACCATGCCGTCGCGCCGTGCCGACACGACGGGATGA
- a CDS encoding zinc-binding dehydrogenase, whose translation MPAAVVNYAPVRGSVELRDVPVPTIGDDDVLLEVANVGVCGSDIHQWMADHSWPVNYPVVLGHEFAGRVAGVGARVSAWRLGDRVVSETAAVVDVASPLSRVGLYNLDPARKGFGYGVNGAMTQYVRVPARCLHRVPDSLGFEQACLAEPCSVAYNAVVENTRMRPGDRIVVLGPGTIGLLCAAIARLGGGDVLVVGLERDRRRLEVARQYGCETAVGDATEWARARDGLGADCVVDASGSTEALQTALNLVRPAGWITKVGWGRDPLQFSLDPLVQKNVTLQGSFSHNWPVWERVLGLLASGALDVRPIVVGVWPITEWREAFETMHEGDVVKCVLRPV comes from the coding sequence ATGCCCGCAGCCGTGGTCAACTACGCGCCCGTCAGGGGATCCGTCGAGCTTCGCGACGTCCCCGTGCCGACGATCGGCGACGACGACGTGCTGCTCGAGGTGGCGAACGTCGGAGTGTGCGGCAGCGACATTCATCAGTGGATGGCGGATCACTCCTGGCCGGTGAACTACCCCGTCGTGCTCGGGCACGAGTTCGCCGGGCGCGTCGCCGGCGTCGGCGCGCGGGTCAGCGCCTGGCGGCTGGGCGATCGCGTCGTCAGCGAGACGGCGGCGGTCGTGGACGTCGCGAGCCCGCTCTCGCGCGTCGGGCTCTACAACCTCGACCCGGCGCGCAAGGGCTTCGGCTACGGCGTCAACGGCGCGATGACGCAGTACGTGCGCGTGCCGGCGCGCTGCCTCCACCGCGTGCCCGACAGCCTCGGCTTCGAGCAGGCGTGCCTCGCCGAGCCGTGCAGCGTGGCGTACAACGCGGTGGTCGAGAACACGCGGATGCGTCCCGGCGACCGCATCGTCGTGCTGGGTCCCGGCACGATTGGCCTGCTGTGCGCAGCGATCGCGAGGCTCGGCGGCGGTGACGTGCTCGTCGTCGGCCTGGAGCGCGACCGCCGGCGGCTCGAGGTGGCGCGGCAGTACGGGTGCGAGACGGCCGTGGGCGACGCGACGGAGTGGGCGCGGGCTCGCGACGGCCTCGGCGCCGACTGCGTCGTCGACGCGTCGGGTTCGACCGAGGCGCTCCAAACGGCACTGAACCTGGTGAGACCGGCCGGGTGGATCACGAAGGTCGGGTGGGGCAGGGATCCGCTGCAGTTCAGCCTCGATCCGCTCGTGCAGAAGAACGTCACGCTGCAGGGATCGTTCAGCCACAACTGGCCCGTGTGGGAGCGTGTGCTCGGTCTGCTCGCGAGCGGCGCGCTCGACGTGCGGCCGATCGTCGTCGGCGTCTGGCCCATCACCGAGTGGCGCGAGGCGTTCGAGACGATGCACGAGGGCGACGTCGTGAAGTGCGTGCTGAGGCCGGTGTAG
- a CDS encoding ATP-binding cassette domain-containing protein, which translates to MPPRAEPPLIALQGISMAFGHLPLLDDAAMQVDARERVAVIGRNGTGKSTLLKILAGDVVPDRGTVWRRPAVRVARLEQDVPLSTGRRVFDVVADGHTGHSTDDEAWVREHQVDQILSRLGLAPDVIVETLSGGWRRRVLLARALVGQPDVLLLDEPTNHLDVDAITWLEELLAGYAGAVLFVTHDRAFLQRLATRIVELDRGRLTSWPGDYRTYLRRKEEALAAEAAAHERFDRKLAEEEAWIRQGIKARRTRNEGRVRALQAMRVERASRREQVGRVRLESVMQDARAEQTGRVVFDVDDISKSYGGTPVVRHFSMRIVRGDRIGVIGPNGAGKTTLLRMLIGALPPDEGEVRAGTNVRIAYYDQQREQLDPERTVVDTVGGGNDTLTVNGTSRHVIGYLRDFLFPPERAHSPVKALSGGERNRLLLARLFTAPANVLVLDEPTNDLDVETLELLEEQIAEWPGTILLVSHDRTFLDNVVTSTLAFEGDGRVVEYVGGYQDWLRQRPAPRTSEPPGDTAPPARSPRPAEKPRRLSYNEQRELDRLPAAIEALETEQRQLNERIGSPDFYKEPAGAIAAALARLGQAGRELDDAYARWHELETAYDSSRKV; encoded by the coding sequence ATGCCTCCTCGCGCCGAGCCGCCGCTGATCGCCCTCCAGGGCATCTCGATGGCCTTCGGCCACCTGCCGCTGCTCGACGATGCCGCGATGCAGGTGGACGCGCGGGAGCGGGTGGCCGTGATCGGCCGCAACGGCACGGGTAAGTCCACGCTGCTGAAGATCCTCGCCGGCGACGTGGTGCCCGATCGCGGAACCGTGTGGCGGCGGCCGGCCGTGCGCGTCGCGCGCCTCGAGCAGGACGTGCCACTCTCCACCGGCCGGCGCGTGTTCGACGTCGTGGCGGACGGCCACACCGGCCACTCGACGGACGACGAGGCGTGGGTGCGCGAGCACCAGGTGGACCAGATCCTGTCGCGGCTGGGCCTCGCGCCGGACGTGATCGTCGAGACGCTGTCGGGCGGCTGGCGTCGCCGCGTGCTCCTCGCGCGCGCGCTCGTCGGCCAGCCCGACGTGCTCCTGCTCGACGAGCCGACGAACCACCTCGACGTCGACGCGATCACCTGGCTCGAGGAGCTCCTGGCCGGCTATGCCGGCGCGGTGCTGTTCGTGACGCACGATCGCGCCTTCCTCCAGCGCCTCGCCACGCGCATCGTCGAGCTCGACCGCGGCCGGTTGACGTCCTGGCCCGGCGACTACCGGACGTACCTGCGGCGCAAGGAGGAGGCGCTCGCGGCCGAGGCGGCGGCGCACGAACGGTTCGATCGCAAGCTCGCGGAGGAGGAGGCCTGGATCCGGCAGGGGATCAAAGCGCGCCGGACGAGGAACGAGGGGCGCGTGCGCGCCCTCCAGGCCATGCGCGTCGAGCGCGCGTCCCGGCGCGAGCAGGTGGGGCGCGTCCGGCTCGAGAGCGTGATGCAGGATGCGCGGGCCGAGCAGACCGGCCGGGTCGTCTTCGACGTGGACGACATCAGCAAGTCGTACGGCGGCACGCCGGTGGTGCGGCACTTCTCCATGCGCATCGTGCGGGGCGATCGGATCGGCGTGATCGGCCCGAACGGCGCGGGGAAGACCACGCTGCTCCGGATGCTGATCGGCGCGCTGCCGCCCGACGAGGGCGAGGTGCGTGCCGGCACGAACGTCCGCATCGCCTACTACGATCAGCAGCGCGAGCAGCTCGATCCCGAGCGCACCGTCGTCGACACCGTCGGCGGCGGCAACGACACCTTGACGGTCAACGGCACGTCGCGGCACGTCATCGGCTACCTGCGCGATTTCCTCTTCCCGCCCGAACGTGCGCACTCGCCGGTGAAGGCGCTGTCGGGCGGCGAGCGCAACCGCCTGCTGCTGGCGCGGCTGTTCACCGCCCCCGCCAACGTGCTCGTGCTCGACGAGCCGACGAACGACCTCGACGTCGAGACGCTCGAGCTCCTGGAGGAGCAGATCGCCGAGTGGCCCGGGACGATCCTGCTCGTCAGCCACGACCGCACGTTCCTCGACAACGTCGTCACCTCGACGCTCGCGTTCGAGGGTGACGGCCGGGTCGTCGAGTACGTCGGCGGCTACCAGGACTGGCTGCGGCAGCGGCCCGCGCCACGGACATCCGAGCCGCCGGGTGACACGGCGCCCCCGGCCCGATCGCCGCGGCCGGCCGAGAAGCCGAGAAGGCTGTCGTACAACGAGCAGCGCGAGCTCGATCGATTGCCGGCTGCCATCGAGGCGCTCGAGACCGAGCAGCGGCAGCTCAACGAGCGCATCGGATCGCCGGACTTCTACAAGGAACCTGCCGGCGCGATTGCCGCCGCGCTCGCACGGCTGGGCCAGGCCGGGCGGGAGCTCGACGACGCCTACGCGCGCTGGCACGAGCTGGAGACGGCTTACGACTCGAGCCGTAAAGTCTGA
- a CDS encoding PQQ-binding-like beta-propeller repeat protein, with protein MRPGYLGTLVVGTCLTVGLSAQIKWETPPGKDFPLVGGTLANTRYSALTRVDKANVARLGGAWMAHVEPGKPNLWMQATPIVVDGVMYMAAGHITARDARTGAVKWQYPKGDIGRGGGPVGGPDNHFNRGVAVAEGKVFAASFGTTLLALDQKSGDLVWQTELKTAPGGGPSFANAAAVYYDGLVYMGVAGGEQGVRGQFGAYDAKTGREVWKFYTVPGPGELGHDTWEGDSWQRGGAPVWTHPAIDPELGVVYITTGNPWPDTDGSKRGGDNLFSCSIVALDLKTGQRKWHYQEVHHDLWDYDGPASPVLADVTYQGAPRKILMHGSKTGMMYILDRTNGRPLIGIEEKPVTQQPEQKTAKTQPFPIGDAFVPLCPEGIPAWYPSGCVFTPFWDERVATAPGTNGGLAWAPMSYSPQTKLLYLCASHRANSFDVNTFDGFPFRTRFAGTLNAIDPTTNRIVWQKTLPFQCGGGSGVLSTASGLLFRGQADGLLVAHDATNGNVLWSFQTGAGADAPVVTYEVDGEQYVAILAGGNQYMNSQPGDNLWAFKLGGTVPPLPAPRFPGPPPLPPIVTIAPELLPRYVGTFALPLGGPRQPPLVMTVTLEDGVLKMQFANSPKVDMQPTSDTSFITAGPVTSVISFAPDEKGIFQMTVQGQGPLMRAARK; from the coding sequence ATGCGCCCAGGGTACCTCGGCACGCTCGTGGTCGGCACGTGTCTCACCGTGGGGTTGTCAGCCCAGATCAAGTGGGAAACGCCGCCGGGCAAGGACTTCCCGCTCGTGGGCGGCACGCTCGCCAACACGCGCTACTCGGCACTGACGAGGGTCGACAAGGCCAACGTCGCGCGGCTCGGCGGGGCGTGGATGGCGCACGTCGAGCCCGGCAAGCCCAACCTCTGGATGCAGGCGACGCCCATCGTCGTCGACGGCGTGATGTACATGGCGGCCGGTCACATCACCGCGCGCGACGCCAGGACCGGCGCCGTGAAATGGCAGTATCCGAAGGGCGACATCGGGCGCGGCGGCGGGCCCGTCGGCGGGCCCGACAACCACTTCAACCGCGGCGTGGCGGTGGCGGAGGGCAAGGTTTTCGCGGCGTCGTTCGGCACGACGCTCCTGGCGCTCGATCAGAAGAGCGGCGATCTCGTCTGGCAGACCGAGCTGAAGACAGCGCCCGGGGGCGGACCGTCGTTCGCGAACGCGGCGGCGGTCTACTACGACGGTCTGGTCTACATGGGCGTCGCGGGCGGCGAGCAGGGCGTTCGCGGGCAGTTCGGCGCCTACGATGCGAAGACCGGCCGCGAAGTGTGGAAGTTCTACACCGTGCCGGGCCCCGGCGAGCTCGGCCACGACACCTGGGAAGGCGATTCGTGGCAGCGCGGCGGCGCGCCCGTGTGGACGCATCCGGCGATCGATCCGGAGCTCGGCGTGGTGTACATCACGACCGGCAACCCGTGGCCCGACACCGACGGCTCGAAGCGAGGCGGCGACAACCTCTTCAGTTGCTCGATCGTCGCGCTCGATCTGAAGACCGGCCAGCGGAAGTGGCATTACCAGGAAGTGCATCACGATCTGTGGGACTACGACGGCCCGGCCAGCCCCGTGCTGGCTGACGTGACGTATCAGGGCGCCCCGCGCAAGATCCTCATGCACGGCAGCAAGACCGGGATGATGTACATCCTCGATCGCACCAACGGTCGGCCGCTCATCGGCATCGAAGAGAAGCCCGTCACGCAGCAGCCCGAACAGAAGACGGCGAAGACCCAGCCGTTCCCGATTGGCGACGCGTTCGTGCCGCTCTGCCCGGAAGGCATCCCGGCCTGGTATCCGTCGGGCTGCGTGTTCACGCCGTTCTGGGACGAGCGGGTCGCCACGGCTCCCGGCACGAACGGCGGCCTCGCCTGGGCGCCGATGAGCTACAGCCCGCAGACGAAGCTGCTGTACCTCTGCGCCAGCCATCGCGCCAACAGCTTCGACGTCAACACGTTCGACGGCTTTCCGTTCCGGACGCGGTTCGCCGGCACGCTCAACGCCATCGATCCGACGACGAACCGGATCGTCTGGCAGAAGACGTTGCCGTTTCAGTGCGGCGGCGGCAGCGGGGTCTTGAGCACGGCGTCCGGCCTGCTCTTCCGAGGTCAGGCCGACGGCCTGCTCGTCGCGCACGATGCGACGAACGGCAACGTGCTCTGGTCGTTTCAGACCGGTGCCGGCGCCGACGCGCCCGTCGTCACCTACGAAGTCGACGGCGAACAGTACGTCGCGATTCTGGCGGGCGGCAACCAGTACATGAACTCGCAGCCGGGCGACAACCTCTGGGCGTTCAAGCTGGGTGGAACGGTGCCGCCGCTGCCGGCGCCGCGATTCCCCGGCCCGCCGCCGTTGCCGCCGATCGTGACGATCGCGCCGGAGTTGCTTCCCCGGTACGTCGGCACGTTCGCGCTGCCGCTCGGTGGTCCGAGGCAGCCGCCTTTGGTCATGACGGTCACGCTCGAGGACGGCGTGTTGAAGATGCAGTTCGCGAACAGCCCCAAGGTCGACATGCAGCCGACGTCGGACACGAGCTTCATCACCGCTGGTCCGGTCACCAGCGTGATCTCGTTCGCCCCGGACGAGAAGGGCATTTTCCAGATGACCGTGCAGGGCCAGGGGCCTTTGATGAGAGCCGCGCGGAAGTAA
- a CDS encoding sugar phosphate isomerase/epimerase: MSDHSRRSFLQQAAAGASGLGLGASSAGAASAQAGSQRGEVFPRPTKDAISLAMYSLNRSFSAGLWDLFDIARIAREDFDVDGLEYVTIYFKDVREQSMLRHLNQRAADYGLRNVLIMVDQEGDMGARDRKARMQAAVNHRKWVDIAAYLGCFAIRCNCTGTGNTVQEDPDALERSAESFNALLEYAKASKIVVCIENHGGGLASNADWLAALAKKIDNPNFGLLPDFGNFAAPEPATTYQRIRTMMPHAVDISVKGSWAPDGTHPRFSLDEALRICKQEFRYTGFWGIESSMRRPASAPATPPPALPPLQVQREEWTAVRWTATAIRKVVLGKA, encoded by the coding sequence GTGAGCGACCACTCGCGACGATCGTTCCTGCAACAGGCCGCCGCCGGTGCGTCGGGCCTCGGGCTCGGCGCGTCGTCGGCCGGCGCGGCATCGGCGCAGGCGGGCAGCCAGCGCGGGGAGGTCTTTCCACGTCCCACGAAGGACGCCATCTCGCTCGCGATGTACTCCCTCAATCGATCCTTCTCCGCCGGCCTCTGGGATCTCTTCGACATCGCGCGCATCGCGCGGGAGGACTTCGACGTCGACGGCCTGGAGTACGTGACGATCTACTTCAAGGACGTGCGCGAGCAGTCGATGCTGCGCCATCTCAACCAGCGCGCGGCCGACTACGGCCTGCGGAACGTGCTCATCATGGTCGACCAGGAAGGCGACATGGGCGCGCGCGATCGAAAGGCGCGCATGCAGGCCGCGGTGAACCATCGCAAGTGGGTCGACATCGCGGCGTATCTCGGCTGCTTCGCGATCCGCTGCAACTGCACCGGCACCGGCAACACCGTGCAGGAGGATCCGGATGCGCTCGAGCGCTCCGCCGAGTCGTTCAACGCGCTCCTCGAGTACGCGAAGGCCTCGAAGATCGTCGTCTGCATCGAGAACCACGGCGGGGGCCTCGCGTCGAACGCCGACTGGCTCGCGGCCCTGGCGAAGAAGATCGACAACCCCAACTTCGGCCTGCTGCCGGACTTCGGCAACTTCGCCGCGCCCGAACCCGCGACGACCTACCAGCGGATCCGGACGATGATGCCGCACGCGGTCGACATCTCGGTGAAGGGATCGTGGGCGCCCGACGGGACGCACCCGCGCTTCAGCCTCGACGAGGCGCTGCGGATCTGCAAGCAGGAGTTCCGGTACACCGGCTTCTGGGGCATCGAGTCGAGCATGCGGCGTCCGGCGTCCGCGCCGGCGACGCCGCCGCCCGCGCTCCCGCCGCTGCAGGTTCAGCGCGAGGAGTGGACGGCGGTTCGCTGGACGGCCACTGCGATCCGCAAGGTGGTGCTCGGGAAGGCCTAG
- a CDS encoding YdcF family protein yields MTIAAEVRPALMSACATLLGYLAPSDPPAASDIIWGLGSHEPRVAERAADLFHGGFAPLIVFSGGKGHRWSHLPRSEAELFAEIAAARGVPADRMVLETRSTNTAENILLSSDLFRERGLHVATALLVTIPPFQRRASLTVRTHRPDIQCLNCPSDWGSPDEWDDETLALVARLCAGEIQRLRTYPARGFLCADPQPIPAEAIRAASAIEAHLPAF; encoded by the coding sequence GTGACGATCGCGGCGGAGGTTCGTCCGGCGCTCATGAGCGCGTGCGCCACGCTGCTCGGCTATCTTGCGCCGAGCGATCCGCCAGCCGCGTCCGACATCATCTGGGGCCTCGGGAGCCACGAACCGCGCGTGGCCGAGCGCGCGGCGGATCTGTTCCACGGCGGGTTCGCGCCGCTCATCGTGTTCTCGGGCGGCAAGGGACATCGCTGGTCGCACCTCCCGCGATCCGAGGCCGAGCTGTTCGCCGAGATCGCCGCCGCCCGTGGCGTGCCGGCGGATCGCATGGTGCTCGAGACGCGTTCCACCAACACGGCCGAGAACATCCTGCTGTCGAGCGATCTGTTCCGTGAGCGCGGGCTGCACGTTGCGACGGCCCTGCTCGTCACGATCCCGCCGTTTCAGCGCCGCGCGTCGCTGACGGTGCGGACGCATCGTCCAGACATCCAGTGCCTGAACTGTCCGAGCGACTGGGGATCGCCCGACGAGTGGGACGATGAGACGCTTGCGCTCGTGGCACGCCTGTGCGCGGGCGAGATCCAGCGCTTGCGCACGTATCCGGCGCGCGGCTTCCTCTGCGCCGATCCGCAGCCAATCCCGGCGGAGGCGATACGCGCGGCCTCGGCGATCGAAGCCCACCTGCCCGCGTTCTGA
- a CDS encoding UbiA family prenyltransferase, which produces MPRHAGRSALRLLHYVWPLALGWSASVVVHRATGRAPSAPGLVTLLSGILAAYTLDRVFEPGVSRALRGVLAVIGTAAAVLCGLAAWRLPVETSAIVPVLAVASLFYARLKRLVLTKTFALPLIWTWACLALPFNDGTWLGWRALAIPVALPLFLLISAGCLLCDLKDETRDREAGVQSVPAMFGRSATVRIAIVLVLLAGGAAVAEERPGLLVSALALGLATTSPALLATDAAGPLLVDAILTLPGILIAARLV; this is translated from the coding sequence ATGCCGCGACACGCAGGCCGGTCCGCGCTGCGTCTGCTCCACTACGTCTGGCCGCTCGCGCTCGGTTGGTCGGCGTCGGTCGTCGTCCACCGCGCGACGGGACGCGCGCCGAGCGCACCGGGCCTCGTCACGTTGCTGTCAGGGATCCTGGCGGCCTACACCCTTGACCGGGTCTTCGAGCCCGGAGTGTCGCGCGCATTGCGCGGCGTCCTGGCGGTCATCGGGACGGCAGCCGCGGTGCTCTGCGGGCTGGCGGCGTGGCGGTTGCCCGTCGAGACGTCCGCGATCGTGCCGGTGCTGGCCGTCGCGTCGCTGTTCTACGCGCGGCTGAAGCGCCTCGTGCTCACGAAGACGTTCGCGCTGCCGCTGATCTGGACGTGGGCCTGCCTCGCGTTGCCCTTCAACGACGGCACGTGGCTGGGCTGGCGCGCGCTCGCGATTCCGGTCGCCCTGCCGCTGTTCCTCCTCATCAGTGCCGGCTGCCTGCTGTGCGATCTCAAGGACGAGACGCGCGATCGGGAGGCCGGCGTGCAGAGCGTGCCGGCGATGTTCGGCCGATCCGCCACCGTACGAATCGCGATCGTGCTGGTGCTCCTGGCAGGCGGCGCGGCCGTCGCCGAAGAGCGCCCCGGGCTGCTCGTGAGCGCGCTCGCCCTGGGGCTGGCCACGACCTCACCCGCGCTGCTCGCCACCGACGCGGCCGGACCGCTGCTCGTCGACGCCATCCTGACCCTGCCCGGCATCCTCATCGCCGCACGCCTGGTCTAG